The following DNA comes from Schistocerca piceifrons isolate TAMUIC-IGC-003096 chromosome 3, iqSchPice1.1, whole genome shotgun sequence.
atttctctagatggcccatcAATAGGTTAGCATATGATGATATCATGGCAGTACTGCAGATTTGTTAGTAGGTGATGCCCCTTCAAAGGAGTAGTAATTTTGGATAAGGGTATTACTGGTCAtgatgaccaggaaggaggtttagAGACAGTCTGGCATTGGGAAAGGTAATTTTCAATAGCAGCAGGCTGTGGACATTGAGGATGTTGTAGAGGGAGGTAGCATTGACAGTGATGAGCAGGATGCTGGGTGGTAAAAGGACTGTGGAGTGTCGGTAGAGCAAATGATTAGTGTCTTTTATGTAGGTAGGTAGAAAACGGGCAGTAGGTTGGAGGTCTGGTTCAACAAGGGCAGAGATGCTCTCTCTGGGAGCACATTAGCCAGCCACAGTTAGGCATTCAAGGTGCTTGGGTTTATGTATTTTAGGAAACATGTAGAAGATCACAGTCTATAGGCAGGGAGATACTCATGGGAGCAGCCCTGGGATGGAGCTACAGATTTGAGAGGAGGGAATTGAAATCTCCTGAACTTCCGTCATGGCTCATGGTGGCAGGACTTATTGGTGGATGTATCCGATTGCTGGCAGAGGGGCTCTCAGCCAGGTTATTCCTGGCAACTTTGTTAATAGATGAGATTTTGAGGCTGGGATCACTATTAGGTTGTGGATCGTGGTTCTTTGTGTGAACATGAGGGTAGCTTACATGTTGAGGGATTTTATGATGAAATTGAAGCAATTTTTTAGGTTAGGAAATTCTGGAAAGTCATCAGGGGATGATTAGGAGGGGGGGTTGGGAGACAATGGTTAGATGGAGGAGTAAATTGAGGGAGGTAGGGTTCAGTGTTGGTTTTGGGTTGAGTCTCATTTTTAGGGTTGATAACAAAAAGTGATACCAATGTAGAGACTGGGAGGTCTTTAATAGGCCTAACATGATAGAATTTTGGGAGTggacaaaaggtgaggcctttggaaaggactgataattCTGCAGTACTGGGCTTTTGGAGGACAGGTTCAAAACTGTGTGGTGGATGTGTTTAGGCATTTGGTTGTGTACCGTTTGGAAGGTTGTGGTAGCTGTAGTAGGTATGCAAGGTGGGGTTTGACAATGGTAATGGCATATGGAGATGGTTTgaaaataaaacacataaaaatcatAAATATTCATAAAAGATTAAACAAGTAAGGAGAAAAGAGTTAAAATGAAATAAGATCAATGTAAAAATGGGATGAGATCAAAGTTCACCCCAACCTCAACAAAGATCTCCCGATACTACGTCTAGCAGCCCACCATCCTGTACAGTTAACACCATTGATTGCATAAgcattgaaaattttgtttcaaagaAGAGTGAACATGTTAAGTGTTTGGTAGGAATGAACAATATTAAGCAACATGGAAGTTTGGTGATTGTTGTACATAGTTGGAGGCATAGATGACAACAGTTAAGTTTATGCTTGTGCTGTGCACCTGACATCACACACTCTCAAACAGTCAGTGATTGTTCTGAAGTGTTCAGAGCACTCTGCTGAGACAACATAGCCAGTGTGAACATCAAATGTGATTGTAGGGTGTTACTTACTGAATCTTTAGCAAGtaagcaaaaatattttacataagCAAGCAAGGCACTTTATTTGCAGGATACGTGCTTTCTCCAATTGCAGAGCCCCTCTATGCGCATTTCACATCGGTTGCTTGGACCAGCAACACTGCAATCTGCATCATATTTTCATCTGTGTGGACCACCATCATTTGTTAACCAGAAGATATTGTAAATACTTACATAAGTAGCTGCATTTTGCTTAAAAGAAAAGATACGCCAGTGACAATGTGTAACATTCTCAGAGAGAACCCTCTACAGGTCATTATGAaccaaaagaattatttttttcaaGTAAGCTTCCAGCAAATTACATCCCACCGGATCATTGAGTATATGTTCTGGAGTTAAGTTGAATGTgtgcagaaaagaaataaaagtgcTAATTTCTTACCAGTGATAGGCACAATGTTTCTCCAAATCACTGATTTTCAGAACCAAATGTTCATTTCTCCTCTTGCACACTCCCATTCCTTGATGGTTGACAGAGTCCTGAGTTACCTTTTTAATTAACTCTTCATCTTGGTCCATTCTATTTTGCCAGACAAAGGAAGCACCAATTCAGAAAACTAACTAATTTCATACTGCATGCTTTTGTTTTTTTCAGCTCCTGAATGTGTGTTGAAACATTTCGGTTGTTTCATTTTGTTGACCATTTTCCATGTAGGTAGACACATTAAATTGTCATCTGGAACTCAAAATGTGCAATGAAGCTCTATGGATAATACAGTATGAGAGTTTTTACTCACAACAGCCTTTCTTTTCAGTGGTCGCATTGTTTAAGAGGGGATGGAATGAGATACCAGAAGTAATAGGATCTTCGTTTATGGCATTGATTGGATTTGGATTAGCAGGTGTTGGCTTATACAATTACTATTCTCATGATGGCAACAATCGTAGGTACAAGGAGTTGTACACAGGTAACAAAAGCTGCTTTtatttagtaataaatatttgaattaGTTAACACCAGATTAATTTATGTAGTTTGGCAACCCATCTGTAATTACTAAAATGACATGTAAAAGTAATGCAGAGTTAAGCAGAAAGAGAATTTTGGGCTTCTGGAATAAAGTGACTCCTTCCTATGGTAAGGAAAAAGGATGAACAGTAAAAATCTACGAACAAGTTCTAAAGGCCAAATACTGTCATTCGCAATGCTATATATGGGAGTTATGCTGTATGTTGATCCATCACATACCCCTTGTTCTCTTCATTATGACTGCAGTTACAGGAGGAAAACTCTTTGACTGTCAAAGATTAAAATTTGCTTTCATGTTCTCCTACATCTTGAATTTATTAAAATGAGAGGCCATTGCTGTAACCAGTGCACTTCATTATATTATTGCTGAAATTTCCAATTAGTGTGTGTTTGTAACTTGTGTGATGACCAACATCAGCAGTCTGAACAGCATGAtccttttttttgctagcaatgacTGCTTATCAGAGGCAGCCCTCGACCAGTGCCAAGTTTCCCGACAGAGACTAATGCTTAAAGTGTAAGAAGTGGTTAAGGAAACACACAATTAAACTGCCAAATTCAACATAACACACTGCAATGATTAACCAGCACACATACTGCAGTAGCTGGCAACCTAAGCTTGAGCAACCCACCATGGTTTCAATAGACGCTAATCTCCATTTTGAATCTTACTTCAAGGCATAAATCTACCTCACTTTCTAATatgataaaatcaaacaatggaaaacattGGGTAGTGGAGATGTTGAGCCAGGCTGGCCTCGCAGCCAGAGACAGTGAGCATGTGGgtgcgagttgcatttgtgtgtgtgtgtgtgtgtgtgtgtgtgtgtgtgtgtgtttgttttcatgtcttcttcaaaagaaggccttttggtcgaaagcttacttgtttagctgcctttttgttgtgcctgtctgagacTCAACATCTCAACACTATGGtgattagcaatctatccttttcataattttataaCATGATAAATTCTCCTTCTTTTGGAAAGCAGAACAGCTCAAGAAAACCGTTTAGTACAAGCCAACACTGAAAGTATGCTGCCTGATAACATCATgacagtaaggaaaccattgtaagATGTAAATCGACTGACACAAGCTGTAAAGTGCTACATCAACCCATCCAATGAAATCTATTGTAACTGAAGATGCTGACTTCCAGCTGTGTGAATGCACCCTATACAGTTTgtgtttcataattaattttaagttttaatgCCTCTCAAGTGATGTACATATATTACAATGATTCTGATAAGATTAACCAgaaaaaatatgtcttttgctgTTAAACAAGAATAATGTTACACAAGAATCATACTGCCTTATCTGgcatacagtctggaaccaggtgaccgctacggtcgcaggttcgaatcctgcctcgggcatgcatttgtgtgatgtccttaggttagttaggtttaattagttctaagttctaggcgactaatgacctcagaagttaagtcgcatagtgctcagagccatttgaaccttatctggCCCCTAATCTGCCAGATGGAAATAGTCACATGGATCTAgtcatccagattttggttttctgtAGTTTCACTAAATGTCACAAGGCAATGGTTCCCCTGAAAAGAACAGGGCCGATTTTTCTCCTACCATCCTCAATCTGTTATCTTCTGCTTTGTCTGTAACAACACCATGGGCATGATGCCTGGCCTACTTCATTTTCTCATGCTCATGTCTCGTGAAACGAGCTCAGTATTTAAAGTACCACTGTTCCTTCCCCAGTTCCATGCTGCAATTGTGAAATAGTGCACAATAAGGACGATCGGTGGTAAACTTTAGTTGGAGGCCTGTCTAATTTCACCTTCATGATGTTTTTGAGAGATGTATGTGGGTGGGAAGAAGTACGTTAGTTGATCCTTGTTGAAACACAAATTCTcaaaattttaacagcaaaccgTCAGACTTATGGCAGGAGGTACAGACGcacaaagtacttttgaacacagttttctaaaaactttcttgagcagctagttcggcagtccGCTTGCTTTGAAAATGTTTCAGACTATGTAGCTACAAACACCTTATCAACATCAGTATAGAGATGGGGCTATAACAGCAGATAAGTAGTTGCTAGCATTTCACTTAGACAGGGAATTGACAGcgtttagttccaatatgatggaccCACAGAAATTACGGACAAAAGTTTGAACAGATTGTAAATGATGCtgtggagaagtatgtgcctagtcaGTGAAATAAGGATAGTAAAGACCACCATGGTTCAATAGTAACATTTGGAAAATGccaaggaagcaaagacagttgcattctcagttcaaaagagagagCACAAATAAAGACAGGCAAAGAATAGTAGAAAAAATCTGTGTGTGAAGTGTACAACTGCCACCACTGTCATGCCCTAGTAAAAGATCTGgccaagaacctgagaaaattttggTCCTGTGTAAAATCACGAAGCAACTCTAAACCTTCCTTCAAATCACTCAACCAGTCAGGTGTGGTAgtggaagatagcaaaatgaaagccgaagttttaaattttgtgtttaagaaattattcacacaggagaattgtacaaacataccatcatttgactgtcGCAGTGAGTCCCGTATATGTGACACAGTAACAAACactcctggtgtagagaaacaactaaaagagcTAGAAACAAGTAAGTGCCAGATCCAGATGGAATCTCTTTTCAGTTTTACAGTGTGTTCCATaccattggctccttacttagtttgcatttatcatgaatcactCATTTATTGTGAAGCAgagttcttgaacacattctgagtttgaatatcataaatttccttgagattgtAAAACTTATGTCCTTGAACGAGTGTGCTTTTAGAAAGCACCACTCAtgcaaaactcaacttgccctttcctCCCATGGTACTtcgtgaaccatggatgaagggtaacaggcagatttcTGAAGAGCCTTTgacatggtgccacactgcagactgttaatgaaggtgcaAGCATATAGAATAGAgtcccagatatatgagtggcttggaagtagaacccagtatgttgtcctcgacagtgagtgttcatcagaggaaaGGGAAGTTTAATAGGATTGCTGCTGTTTTCTATGCACATAAAGGATCttgcagacagggtgagcagcagttagTGTCTGTAGGCATGAACAAGGTGATTAAATCCTTTATTTGGATtcagcattagtaatgtcctgcttgactcACCTACATTATTTGAATATCTGAACATAACATTCTAAAGTGataaatggaacaagcatgtgccagttgtggtaaggaaggcaaatggtaaacttcagtttatttggagaattttgggaaagtgtggttcatctgtaatggagatcACATATAGGAatttagtgtgacctattcttgagaactgctagagtgtttggggtccgcaccaggtcagattaaaggaagacatcgaagcaattcagaggtaggctgctagatttattacctgtAGGTTGGAACAAcctgcaagtattacagagatgtctTGGGAACAcacatgggaatctctggagggaaagcggctttcttttcgaggaacactacttaAAAAGTTTAGAGAACCCGCATTtgaaattctactgccaccaacataattTCGTGTATGGGACAGTTGTGGAAAGGAAGTGTCTAGAAGTTGCTTAGGGTACAGTCGGCCAAGAATCGTACAATGACTTGCAGAgcatgtatgttgatgtagattaGGTGtataatgcctctcttgtagcactGGACACTGAAATTGGATGAGTTGTACCTTCTCACTTCCCAAATAAGCCCTTGACAAAACACACTGCTCTTCCCTATTTCCTGTGTCAATCCTACCTGAATCAGTTTTATGTGATTGTTCTATGCTTAATAGCTCCATATCTGTACTTTTAAGATATTTAATTTCTGTGGGTGCTTGCATTGACTATTCActgataatgtaacaaaacaatTACCTACTTGGTCTTTTCCCATATTTATGCACATCTGTTTACATTGAGGTAAAATACCAATTCGTGTGTCAGAGTTGACCATCTGCAGATGTTCCACATTTACTACAATTTTGTATCCACACAAAAGTGCACCATCTATGAACAGCCTCAACAAACTTTGGATGTTGTGCATCATGTTGCTTATGTAgattgtaaatgttattcaactccATTAACCACATAATTGCATGAAGATGGCAATAAGATCAGAGGAGTCATCACAGGAAATGTAAGGAATGTAAAAAAGATGGAATGACTTAGTCACTTTTCAGCCTATCAGTTCGCTAGAGTCTATAGCCAAGAACACAGGCACCCAGTACAATAGTGAGAGTGAAATCCACAGTAGATATTGATTTGGAAGTCTGAGAAGTTATAAATGGTAGTTCATGAAAAACTAGGTAAAGAATAAACTAAGACAAGGAGTGAAGGATAAAGAAAGGTGATAAACTACAACCAGATTCTAGTAAGTAAAGAGAAATGTCATTGGTTACACCTAGTGCTAGAAGTAGTTATCACAATGTGGAAATACCTGTATATTTTGATATATTATGTGATAAATCACATTTAGTTATTTTACCATGATATTATGATCAGTTGATTGCCTACAATTCCATTAATTGTTGTTCATTTAATCAACTACACATAAACTAATGGCTTCAATGATACAGCTTATTCAAGACAACTACAGTGAAACCCTTATTGTATGTTTTCATGTGGTTCAGACTTAAAAAACtcaaaattgaggaaaatgcagaattggggaaaatgttaaaacccccaaaatatgagcaaaaacacaTTGCAATTGGCATGTActtcgaagcgccaaagaaactggtataggcatgcgtgttcaaatacagagatatgtaaacaggcagaatatggcactgtggccAGCAAAGCCAACAAGTacctggtgcagttgtcagatcagttactgctgctacaatggcagattatcaagatttaagtgtgtttgaacttggtgttatagtcagcacacgagcaatgggacacagcatctctgaggtagtgatgaaatggggattttcccctatgaccatttcacaagtgtaccatgaatatcaggcacATGGTAgatcatcaaatctccaacatcactgcggtcggaaaaggatcctgcaagaacaggaccaacaatgactgaagagactctttcaacatgacagaagtgcaacccttctacaaattgcCACAGATTTTGTTTCTGAGCCATAATTTGTGGCAGTAGTGTATTTGGAAATGGCTCAATGACCTCATTCATCATTAGCAGAAGTGATAGTCTTTCCAATTACATACCCAACAGTATTAATAGTGGCAAAACCCACTTTTTTCTAATAAGTCTGTTGTATGACACAAAATTCTGAAATTtcttttttatctatttatttacgcttcaagttccgtaggaccaaattgaggagcaaatctccaaggtcatggagcatgtcagtacatgaaattacaacataaaagtaacaacagataaaaataaatgttcatgaacctgaaaaaaagtcagtccaaaagtttaagtaaacgctatcagcaatagaataagaatcggcttaattttccaaggaactcctcgacagcataggagtgacccatgaggaaactcttcagcttcgatttgaaagcacgtggattactgctaagatttttgaatttgagtggcagcttattgaaaatggatgcagcagtatactgcacacctttttgcacaagagttaaggaagtccgattcaaatgcaggtttgatttctgccgcatattaactgagtgaaagctgcttattcttgggaataaactaatattggtaacaagaaatgacaataaggaatatacatattgagaggccaatgttaaaatacccagattcgtgaacagaggttgacaagaggttcgtgaactcacaccacttactgcccaaaccacccgtttctgagccaaaaatgtccttgtagaatgggaagcgttaccacaaaatataataccacacaacataagtgaatgaaaataagcaaagtagactaatttttgtgtcgaagtatcattcacttttgataccgttcgaatagttaaactggcagta
Coding sequences within:
- the LOC124789662 gene encoding uncharacterized protein LOC124789662 isoform X2 gives rise to the protein MAAAVQSSRGVVALFKRGWNEIPEVIGSSFMALIGFGLAGVGLYNYYSHDGNNRRYKELYTVYRSDDPRAARIRKD
- the LOC124789662 gene encoding uncharacterized protein LOC124789662 isoform X1; translated protein: MNAVLAGQEKRPADIRGMVVALFKRGWNEIPEVIGSSFMALIGFGLAGVGLYNYYSHDGNNRRYKELYTVYRSDDPRAARIRKD